Part of the Carboxydocella sporoproducens DSM 16521 genome is shown below.
ATCGATTACAAAATCTACTCTTACATGTAAATGCTACTTTCTTTTTCTCGCTCCCGGTACAATTAGTACATATGTATTCTGCATAACCGTACTTTGGGTCCCCGCATTTTATTGCCTTTTCTACCGCTTCAATTACACTCTCCCTCATGTCTTCCGGTATTTTTTCTCCGTATATTTGGAGAAACCGTTCCCAATGTTCTTTAAGTATATCGACTATTTTTATTGATTGTTTATTTTCTTTCTCATGCGCTCTCATATTTCTACCTTAACACCCTAAGTTATCCACATCAAGCCTTAAAGCATAATTTCCTAAACATCAAAAAAGCCGGATTAAACTCCGGCTTTTTTCAAGATCTGGTCCATTACTGTCGAACAGGCATGGGAGTGGGCCAGCATTCCATCTACTACCGTGGAACAACGGTGTCCTAACCCGAGAGCAAAATCCTTCACTGAGGTGACCTGTTCAGCACGCCCTATTATTTCAAATCCATTTGCAGTCAAATAGCCCAGATTATCAGTCTGTACAGCCAGTACAGTGGCCCGGTTGGTCAAATCATAGTGGCGGATTAGCCCGATCTCCCCTGGCGGTAAAGGCTGCCCGGTACGCAATCCAACCACAACTGTCCTGGTCCAGGGAGGAGTAATTTTTTGTCTTTCCACATTTGTCCGTCCCTGCAATACTTCCGCCAGGACATTGTCGATATAATTGGTACCACTTTCACTCATACCCAGG
Proteins encoded:
- a CDS encoding transposase zinc-binding domain-containing protein → MRAHEKENKQSIKIVDILKEHWERFLQIYGEKIPEDMRESVIEAVEKAIKCGDPKYGYAEYICTNCTGSEKKKVAFTCKSRFCNR